The following proteins are encoded in a genomic region of Phaeodactylum tricornutum CCAP 1055/1 chromosome 1, whole genome shotgun sequence:
- a CDS encoding predicted protein: MVAPAWAGRVDMYRKVPADLMEGSKSGSYFSYFAVAGMLLLFLMESSEFFAKKLVTDLALDSNKDPRVRLNFNITLMDLRCEYAVVDVVSVLGTEQNVSSHITKWGVDAEGVRKRYAGRNKDQKDIKMFDSSVTSTIEELYSDGEDAVSLDEETLEYALRDQQYLFVDFYASWCSHCRALAPTWETLAEVMSDVAEDLVEQHDHEYSEEEYEHAKKVEMPVMIAKIDCVLHKQVCMKQGILGYPTLRLFVDGERWKGGDYRGDRTVVAFADWLQQVEDAHKTDTENSSAKNVQLAHMAAKDRLDSEDEGSDEEHEWAEKVKRHKQRLHHSWVDAEHPGCNIAGHLLLDRVPGNFHIQARSPHHDLVPHMTNVSHVVHHLSIGEPVAERLIEQEKVILPEDVKRKLKPMNGNAYVTKELHEAYHHYLKVITTNVDGLKFGKRDLRAYQILQSSQLSFYRNDIIPEAKFVFDLSPVAVSYRTTSRRWYDYFTSILAIIGGTFTVVGLLESTIHATVARKRRY, from the exons ATGGTCGCTCCAGCATGGGCCGGAAGAGTAGATATGTACCGAAAGGTACCGGCGGACTTGATGGAAGGCTCGAAGTCAGGCTCGTACTTCAGCTACTTTGCTGTCGCAGGGatgttgcttttgtttctaATGGAATCCAGCGAATTTTTCGCTAAGAA GCTAGTGACAGATTTGGCATTAGACTCCAACAAGGATCCGCGAGTTCGTCTGAATTTCAATATAACGCTGATGGATCTTCGCTGTGAGTATGCGGTAGTCGACGTAGTTTCAGTGCTTGGCACCGAACAGAATGTCTCGTCGCACATTACGAAATGGGGCGTAGATGCCGAGGGCGTACGCAAGCGGTACGCTGGCCGTAATAAGGATCAGAAAGATATAAAAATGTTCGACAGTAGCGTGACGAGCACTATCGAAGAGTTGTACAGCGATGGCGAAGATGCAGTCAGCTTGGACGAGGAGACCCTGGAGTATGCTCTGAGAGATCAGCAATACCTGTTCGTCGATTTCTATGCGTCATG GTGCTCTCACTGCCGCGCTTTGGCGCCAACATGGGAGACACTTGCGGAAGTTATGAGCGATGTAGCCGAAGATCTAGTGGAACAACACGATCACGAGTATTCTGAAGAGGAGTACGAGCATGCGAAGAAAGTTGAAATGCCTGTTATGATTGCTAAAATTGATTGCGTTCTACACAAGCAGGTTTGCATGAAACAAGGGATTTTGGGATATCCGACGTTAAGGCTGTTTGTGGATGGTGAGAGATGGAAGGGTGGCGATTACCGTGGGGATCGAACTGTGGTTGCCTTTGCTGACTGGTTACAACAGGTCGAAGACGCTCACAAGACAGACACCGAAAACTCAAGTGCAAAGAACGTCCAATTGGCTCATATGG CCGCGAAAGACCGTTTGGATAGCGAAGATGAAGGATCTGACGAGGAGCATGAGTGGGCAGAAAAGGTCAAGCGCCACAAGCAGCGGCTTCATCACAGTTGGGTTGATGCTGAGCACCCTGGTTGTAACATTGCTGGTCATCTATTATTGGATAGAGTGCCCGGAAACTTTCACATTCAGGCTCGTTCCCCTCATCATGATCTCGTCCCTCATATGACCAACGTCTCCCATGTTGTTCATCATTTATCAATTGGAGAGCCGGTGGCAGAACGATTGATTGAGCAAGAGAAAGTGATTCTTCCTGAGGACGTAAAGCGAAAGCTTAAACCAATGAATGGGAATGCATATGTGACAAAAGAGCTCCATGAAGCTTATCATCACTACCTGAAGGTCATCACAACGAATGTGGATGGGCTAAAGTTTGGGAAGCGCGATCTTAGGGCATACCAGATACTTCAGAGTAGCCAGTTGTCTTTCTATCGAAACGATATAATACCAGAGGCCAAGTTTGTGTTTGATCTTTCGCCAGTTGCTGTCTCTTATCGGACAACATCTCGGCGTTGGTACGACTACTTCACATCGATCCTGGCAATCATTGGCGGAACATTTACCGTTGTTGGTTTATTGGAATCGACCATACATGCGACGGTAGCCCGAAAGAGAAGATATTGA
- a CDS encoding predicted protein, translating into MRVSPALTIPPLLEPFTNADTISYEMQWKIHRDGFQRDEKMVIFDLKWQKSSKDLWLIGCTNLGEICIWKTPNLVLSDDGNNSITTSDFADDMSRAPIFRRKISSRILYSIRLHTPFNNTDQTLLVAAGDDGVYIFDWNKQILPFLESGRPNVPNLPITPISRFVPNPSANEGKVEINDVQIQAHHIYGAAGDSFGCYKWDLTKETLVTTYQSPHRGYLHALALTAPCNQRSLLLMGGEDGALSIYDTAHDKLVDAIDLSNSKNTNSNAVRPRTCPKRWISSCETISDDQWWAVAGEASFLAAHRYIGWKRWYDNTLESI; encoded by the exons ATGAGGGTATCTCCAGCGTTAACTATTCCACCACTTCTAGAGCCTTTCACAAATGCTGATACAATATCGTATGAGATGCAATGGAAGATTCACCGAGACGGCTTTCAGCGGGATGAGAAGATGGTAATCTTCGACCTGAAGTGGCAAAAATCATCGAAAGATCTCTGGTTGATTGGCTGTACCAACCTAGGAGAGATTTGCATATGGAAGACGCCGAATTTGGTATTAAGTGATGACGGAAACAACAGCATCACTACATCTGACTTCGCAGACGATATGAGCCGAGCTCCAATATTTCGGAGGAAAATTTCTTCGCGAATTCTGTACTCTATTCGGTTGCATACTCCTTTCAACAATACGGACCAAACCCTTCTGGTAGCTGCAGGGGACGATGGCGTCTACATATTTGACTGGAACAAGCAAATTCTTCCGTTCCTGGAATCAGGAAGACCTAACGTGCCGAATTTGCCGATCACCCCGATCTCACGGTTTGTTCCCAACCCATCCGCCaacgaaggcaaagtcgaaaTTAACGACGTCCAGATCCAGGCACACCATATATACGGAGCCGCGGGAGATTCCTTTGGTTGCTACAAATGGGATTTAACAAAGGAAACTTTGGTGACCACGTACCAATCGCCGCATCGTGGGTATCTTCATGCTTTGGCTCTAACAGCGCCCTGCAACCAGAGATCTCTTCTTTTGATGGGAGGCGAAGATGGCGCTCTGAGCATTTACGATACAGCTCACGACAAATTGGTGGACGCAATAGACCTGAGCAATTCAAAAAACACCAATTCAAACGCAGTCCGTCCTCGAACATGTCCCAAACGATGGATCAGTAGTTGTGAGACGATCAGCGATGATCAATGGTGGGCTGTGGCTGGAG AAGCTAGCTTCTTGGCAGCACACCGTTATATCGGTTGGAAACGATGGTATGACAACACATTGGAATCCATTTAG
- a CDS encoding predicted protein, with protein sequence EIRNVWAENVEEEMAIIREVIEKYPYVAMDTEFPGVVAKPITETFSPDYHYKSLKVNVDLLKIIQLGLSFADANGNFAPGCPCWQFNFQFSLEDDMFAQDSIDLLVKSGISFEDHATRGINPRLFGELLMVSGLVLDDRVKWVSFHSGYDYGYLLKLLTTQDLPADEKTFFELLKIYFPTIYDIKYMTSILDGNFFGGLQRLADDLSCQRLGAEHQAGSDCMLTMATYFALAKAKFTKSDGRIDESKYTNELFG encoded by the coding sequence GAAATTCGAAATGTGTGGGCGGAAAATGTAGAGGAAGAGATGGCAATTATACGGGAAGTGATCGAGAAATATCCTTACGTTGCAATGGACACTGAGTTTCCGGGTGTTGTTGCAAAGCCAATCACGGAAACGTTTTCGCCAGACTATCATTACAAATCTCTGAAAGTAAACGTGGATCTACTGAAAATCATTCAGCTCGGACTATCGTTCGCCGATGCGAACGGAAACTTTGCACCTGGATGCCCTTGCTGGCAGTTTAATTTCCAATTTAGCCTGGAAGACGATATGTTTGCGCAAGACTCGATTGATCTTTTGGTTAAGTCCGGAATTTCGTTTGAAGATCATGCTACGCGAGGTATCAATCCCAGATTGTTTGGAGAACTACTGATGGTTTCGGGCTTAGTGTTGGACGATCGCGTCAAGTGGGTGTCTTTTCATTCTGGATATGATTATGGATATCTCCTAAAGCTTCTGACAACACAAGATTTACCAGCAGACGAAAAAACATTCTTTGAGCTGCTCAAGATTTACTTTCCTACAATTTACGATATCAAATACATGACGAGTATTCTGGACGGCAACTTTTTTGGCGGACTCCAACGGCTGGCAGATGATCTTAGTTGTCAACGACTGGGTGCGGAACATCAAGCTGGAAGTGATTGCATGCTTACCATGGCAACCTACTTTGCTCTGGCCAAAGCCAAATTTACCAAATCTGATGGGAGAATCGACGAGAGTAAGTACACGAATGAACTGTTCGGG
- a CDS encoding predicted protein, which translates to MAEMTDEQLKELVHALVLNVDLKTTGLNKFIKLLSKEVGYDLKAKKSYIKQALTDAINAMETEEESEESDSDVPVLKPKRKGGGGLSAKKEISDALANFLGKGKEMARTDIVKSLWEYIREHNLQNPENKKEIILDDAMRDVFGCDRFTMFTMNKYIGAHVSPFKAVDLNTNSTPSKPRKRKVSTKASGEKKKRQPGTQPPYRLSAELAEITGEAILPRPQVVSKIWEYIKANELQNPSDKREILCDEKLRAVMKKPKVTMFNMNKYISPHILERVERVVPNDVGVDSEASSDV; encoded by the coding sequence ATGGCTGAAATGACTGACGAGCAGCTGAAAGAACTAGTCCATGCTCTGGTTCTGAACGTTGATTTGAAAACAACCGGTCTAAATAAGTTCATCAAACTGCTTTCGAAAGAAGTTGGCTATGATCTCAAGGCAAAGAAATCTTATATAAAGCAAGCCTTAACCGATGCTATCAACGCcatggaaacggaagaagaatcgGAGGAAAGCGACAGTGATGTGCCAGTTCTCAAACCAAAACGGAAAGGAGGTGGTGGCCTTTCTGCGAAAAAGGAGATCAGCGACGCCTTGGCAAATTTCTtaggaaaaggaaaagaaatggcTCGTACCGACATTGTCAAAAGTCTCTGGGAGTACATTCGCGAGCACAACCTACAAAAtcccgaaaacaaaaaagaaattaTACTCGACGACGCCATGCGCGATGTTTTCGGCTGCGATCGCTTTACAATGTTTACAATGAACAAATACATTGGAGCGCATGTCAGCCCTTTCAAGGCCGTAGATTTGAATACAAATTCGACACCTTCCAAGCCTCGGAAACGAAAGGTCTCTACCAAGGCATCCggggagaaaaagaagcgcCAACCTGGTACACAACCACCCTATCGGCTTTCTGCCGAGCTGGCCGAGATTACTGGTGAAGCAATATTACCGCGACCCCAAgtcgtttcaaaaatctGGGAATACATCAAAGCCAACGAGCTGCAAAATCCGAGCGACAAACGTGAGATACTTTGTGACGAGAAACTGCGAGCTGTTATGAAGAAACCCAAGGTAACAATGTTCAACATGAACAAGTATATTTCGCCGCACATTTTGGAACGTGTCGAAAGAGTCGTTCCCAATGATGTTGGAGTTGATAGCGAAGCAAGCAGTGATGTATGA
- a CDS encoding predicted protein — MYGGLFGDLPAAKKSRNDASSHTHSGISDHSPSLCPDTACAPSVLNGEHNQGVAAAYMNFVPTVARGRRRGDVNSKPSTEPLLNPPRATVDVAQTKLSSAPIITTFFKPNLREHDDPSMEIKASSKLAADQFESEESVSPVLCAESEELRNLHEKATEDPYDPMVPNDLLQYWDHKSMSRERERLERERLETMEAQKRLCEQLERERRALTTSGDVAKIADQHIKRSFAGGRGRGLSNLPAWLVEQQKSESSVGE, encoded by the coding sequence ATGTACGGAGGCCTGTTCGGCGATTTACCCGCGGCGAAAAAATCCAGGAACGATGCGAGTAGTCATACCCACTCGGGTATCTCGGATCACAGTCCGTCTCTGTGTCCCGATACAGCATGTGCGCCTTCAGTTCTAAATGGGGAGCACAATCAAGGAGTGGCAGCAGCATACATGAACTTTGTACCTACGGTGGCACGAGGGCGGCGACGTGGCGATGTCAACAGCAAACCCAGCACTGAGCCGCTACTGAATCCTCCGAGAGCAACTGTCGACGTCGCACAAACGAAATTGTCTTCGGCACCCATCATTACGACTTTCTTCAAGCCAAATTTGCGAGAACACGATGATCCATCGATGGAAATCAAGGCCTCATCGAAATTGGCAGCCGACCAATTTGAATCGGAGGAAAGTGTCAGTCCAGTCCTCTGTGCGGAGTCTGAGGAACTGCGAAACCTGCATGAAAAGGCCACCGAAGACCCGTATGATCCTATGGTACCGAACGATTTGCTGCAGTACTGGGATCACAAATCTATGTCTCGTGAACGAGAACGACTGGAAAGAGAACGTCTGGAAACCATGGAAGCGCAAAAGCGATTATGCGAACAACTTGAACGAGAACGCCGGGCGCTGACGACTTCTGGAGACGTCGCCAAGATTGCGGACCAACATATCAAGCGCAGCTTTGCGGGAGGTAGAGGACGAGGATTGTCAAATTTACCTGCATGGCTAGTTGAGCAGCAAAAAAGCGAGAGCAGTGTCGGTGAATGA
- a CDS encoding predicted protein translates to MENDKSGPANLASTTAPESEGLVFLTLGDGDFSFSLDFAKWLATNKTFGDQNGSLQLIATVIDSLEEIKQKYKNASFLLKKLEKFCELSRLTATTCFNVNAVDAYDQNANALKGFGGADRVIFNHPHLGTESATLHFHFLCHLFHTVKETWMKSGGLFHLTLAAGQYSRWKCEQAAERHGMVVLDRCDFQPPHVSEPYYHFRRHQSGKSFANRTAGKSETITYARRYDREKLCASSWQPCWYDESIKKIERTEMKCPHCDKMFLEERSVKNHVMAKHPHDKKRRRDGAVFSCLQCEPCRIFENQRALDDHTQAKHQAVHLDLLPDWSNITKDTSTCDTQTSCEICDMVLDPKLDSSAHHIQVFTPVNLAQAIRLAERFKCVYCCKSFQEQRALRQHENFCRD, encoded by the coding sequence ATGGAAAATGACAAAAGCGGTCCAGCGAATCTGGCCAGCACGACAGCACCAGAATCCGAAGGCCTGGTCTTCCTTACCCTTGGCGATGGAGACTTCTCGTTTTCGCTTGATTTCGCGAAATGGCTGGCAACCAACAAAACTTTTGGGGATCAAAACGGGTCTTTGCAATTAATCGCTACGGTAATTGACTCTCTCGAAGAAATAAAGCAAAAATACAAGAATGCTTCGTTTCTGCTAAAAAAATTGGAAAAATTTTGTGAACTTTCTCGTTTGACGGCTACGACCTGTTTCAACGTAAACGCTGTTGATGCTTACGACCAGAATGCAAATGCACTTAAAGGGTTCGGGGGCGCTGATCGAGTAATCTTCAATCACCCCCATCTTGGAACAGAAAGCGCCACCcttcattttcattttctATGCCATCTATTTCATACCGTCAAAGAAACTTGGATGAAATCTGGAGGCCTATTCCATTTGACTTTGGCGGCTGGGCAGTATTCAAGGTGGAAGTGTGAACAGGCGGCAGAGCGACATGGCATGGTGGTTTTAGATCGCTGCGATTTCCAACCACCTCATGTCTCCGAACCCTACTACCACTTCCGTAGACATCAAAGTGGCAAGAGCTTTGCGAATCGGACTGCCGGTAAAAGTGAAACAATAACGTATGCAAGACGATATGACAGAGAAAAATTATGTGCATCCTCCTGGCAACCCTGCTGGTACGACGAGAGTATcaaaaaaattgaaagaaCTGAGATGAAATGTCCCCATTGCGATAAAATGTTTTTAGAAGAAAGGTCGGTCAAGAATCATGTCATGGCCAAGCATCCGCACGATAAGAAACGAAGACGAGATGGAGCTGTTTTTTCCTGCCTCCAGTGCGAACCTTGTCGGATTTTCGAGAACCAGAGAGCGCTAGACGATCACACACAAGCAAAGCACCAGGCTGTGCATTTGGATTTGCTTCCGGACTGGTCAAACATTACGAAGGACACCTCTACGTGTGATACGCAAACCTCTTGCGAGATTTGCGACATGGTGTTAGATCCAAAACTCGACTCCTCCGCCCACCACATTCAAGTGTTCACGCCAGTAAATCTTGCCCAGGCAATAAGATTGGCAGAGCGCTTTAAATGCGTTTATTGCTGCAAAAGCTTTCAAGAACAGCGCGCGCTTCGGCAGCATGAGAATTTTTGCCGAGACTAG
- a CDS encoding predicted protein codes for PKRFKSSYICFFMAKQNEIKEELGEKATVTAISKRSAEMWKHLPTEERTHWDDVAIKDKQRYMVEKASYTGPWQVPWKRAKKDPSAPKRPMSAFLYFSLGRRSDLKKKHPEIKNTEVSRLLGEMWRSASEEQRKPHVDKEKAEREKY; via the coding sequence CCGAAAAGGTTCAAAAGTAGCTACATTTGTTTCTTTATGGCGAAACAGAACGAGATCAAGGAAGAACTTGGGGAGAAGGCCACAGTGACAGCTATCTCGAAGCGGTCAGCTGAAATGTGGAAACATTTACCCACAGAGGAACGCACTCATTGGGACGATGTCGCAATAAAGGACAAACAACGGTACATGGTGGAGAAGGCATCTTATACTGGCCCGTGGCAGGTACCTTGGAAACGTGCTAAGAAAGACCCGTCGGCTCCCAAACGGCCCATGTCGGCTTTCCTTTACTTTTCCCTTGGACGACGTTCCGACTTAAAAAAAAAGCATCCAGAAATAAAGAATACTGAAGTATCACGTCTTTTGGGGGAAATGTGGCGCAGTGCTTCTGAAGAACAGCGCAAACCACACgtggacaaggaaaaagccGAACGGGAGAAGTAC
- a CDS encoding predicted protein, producing MMCSFGIASASIPKPALSPWTTTSKKFLTQPAPWNSGCVSTKFPSKLHRPFIQFQRYHIAACYKQHICRQRLTCFQRSLIFTNCGGFKYWHLPGFLDDTSIEEKEDWLQNLLQDKEDLSDTEAYLVVLRSLATSTQPDAPMKAERWLRRLEARSVSNPDAPQPTTECYQRVIEAWGQATNEDPNLLITRTQRWLMKHLRNDNIDLRPDTACFNSFLDLCSKGRALKRAKATDGNLVRDHALKAEQTLRLMIFKRRKEGEDSSMAPNVDSFNFAIRAWTRCRRSPDIADRSISVLHLLENYEKTLDSSVRPNVKSYAMVMDSIAVVARLKVKRCQSMPKTVENPSTNGLNEINLLQEVVSYMRNQASLGKHHLAPNGVIFNTLISCWSSLAKIHSHAPNESEKILQSMIRMKDMGENHTAPDATSYLMVMRTWLNSQQSIRAERISWWLSKQWKDYDFEGDEGLRPNTTTYNLVMRAWAEKGEPKRTEALLAELIGHSEKDRAGNLFPTSESYTLVIRAWLVLANRGDKSGFETAAYWFYCLEARERDESGLVAPSEFYTLLLAAGRKCASQHPDILETAVKIFDLLRESHHRVDCLHYSSLLQIGLLALSRAEQNKVRQAFIDEIFKNCCEDGLVSSHFLQALANGPVYYDGWTVEESQRTLKRIIPCWPLPYTWTRNIRQKGFFPQRQGLRRSNFVCSPHGKDPYKT from the coding sequence ATGATGTGCTCGTTTGGCATTGCTTCAGCGTCGATACCGAAGCCGGCCTTGTCGCCTTGGACGACTACCTCCAAGAAGTTCTTGACACAACCTGCACCATGGAACAGTGGGTGTGTCTCGACGAAATTCCCAAGCAAATTACACCGACCCTTTATTCAATTTCAAAGATATCATATAGCTGCATGCTACAAGCAACATATTTGTCGTCAGCGTTTGACCTGCTTCCAACGCTCATTGATTTTTACAAACTGCGGGGGCTTTAAATATTGGCATCTACCTGGTTTCCTCGACGATACCTcaatcgaagaaaaggaggattgGCTGCAAAACCTACTTCAAGATAAAGAGGATCTGTCTGATACCGAGGCTTACCTAGTTGTTTTACGGTCGTTGGCAACGTCCACCCAACCAGATGCACCAATGAAAGCTGAGCGATGGCTACGACGTTTGGAAGCTCGTTCAGTATCGAATCCGGATGCACCTCAGCCCACCACGGAGTGCTATCAAAGAGTAATCGAAGCTTGGGGTCAAGCCACTAACGAAGACCCAAACCTTTTGATTACCCGCACCCAGCGATGGCTTATGAAGCACCTGCGAAATGACAACATTGATTTGCGACCCGACACTGCCTGCTTCAACTCTTTCCTGGACTTATGTTCGAAAGGTCGCGCTTTGAAACGGGCAAAGGCAACAGACGGAAACCTGGTGAGGGATCACGCTTTAAAAGCAGAACAAACGCTGCGTTTGATGATTTTCAAGAGGAGGAAAGAAGGGGAAGATTCTTCCATGGCCCCAAATGTTGATTCGTTCAATTTTGCTATTCGAGCATGGACGCGTTGTCGTAGAAGTCCTGACATCGCGGACCGATCAATCTCAGTATTGCATTTGCTGGAAAATTATGAAAAAACGTTGGACTCGTCGGTACGTCCCAATGTCAAATCGTATGCCATGGTGATGGATTCCATTGCTGTGGTCGCTAGACTTAAAGTGAAACGATGCCAAAGTATGCCGAAAACCGTGGAAAACCCATCGACTAACGGTTTGAACGAGATCAATTTGCTTCAAGAAGTAGTCTCATATATGAGAAATCAAGCCAGCCTTGGAAAACATCACTTGGCGCCGAACGGAGTCATTTTCAACACTCTTATTTCTTGTTGGAGTTCTTTGGCTAAAATTCATTCTCATGCCCCAAACGAAAGCGAGAAAATACTGCAAAGCATGATACGCATGAAAGACATGGGGGAGAATCACACGGCTCCCGATGCTACATCTTATCTGATGGTGATGCGGACATGGCTTAATTCACAACAGAGTATTCGTGCCGAACGCATATCATGGTGGTTGTCAAAGCAATGGAAGGATTATGACTTCGAGGGCGACGAGGGGCTTCGGCCAAACACTACTACATACAACCTTGTCATGCGCGCCTGGGCGGAAAAGGGAGAGCCAAAGCGTACGGAAGCGCTCCTCGCTGAGCTCATTGGTCATTCAGAAAAAGACCGAGCTGGCAACCTGTTCCCTACATCCGAATCCTACACGCTGGTCATTCGTGCGTGGCTCGTTTTGGCGAATAGGGGTGATAAATCAGGCTTTGAAACAGCTGCTTATTGGTTTTATTGCTTGGAAGCACGCGAGAGAGACGAGAGCGGATTGGTGGCTCCTAGCGAATTTTATACTTTGTTATTGGCTGCCGGTCGAAAGTGTGCCTCTCAGCACCCTGACATTCTCGAAACTGCTGTAAAGATCTTTGATCTGTTACGAGAATCTCACCATCGTGTCGACTGTTTACACTACTCGAGTTTGCTACAGATAGGACTACTAGCCCTTTCGCGAGCAGAACAAAACAAAGTACGACAGGCGTTTATTGATGaaattttcaaaaattgctGTGAGGACGGTCTCGTCAGTAGCCATTTTCTACAGGCTCTCGCGAACGGCCCCGTCTACTACGATGGTTGGACGGTTGAGGAAAGCCAGCGCACTCTAAAGCGTATCATTCCCTGTTGGCCTCTTCCATATACATGGACGAGAAATATTAGACAAAAAGGCTTCTTCCCGCAGCGACAAGGATTGAGAAGAAGTAACTTTGTTTGCTCACCGCACGGAAAGGACCCATACAAGACCTAA
- a CDS encoding predicted protein: MKLNLAVYTLMLVTTTVCLTESDAFTPRAFGVTSPRQGLARFESSSKDESNLIEDIAELVTTDSMMATIKSSNQQSAKSQPNEGMIEQAERTPLSSTSGNFALFQNDGPLAWMQDFLDLFGIKEGKGMAYGPIPVDVEDSERVSPEVVAQRRQKATQDLVNIGPQERQRREVAGNVLACISAVYVVWATLFADHGDFGGHVLRLLAVIPIFLAVGYKESAKTGL; the protein is encoded by the coding sequence ATGAAATTGAATCTTGCCGTTTATACTTTGATGCTGGTGACGACAACCGTCTGTCTAACAGAAAGCGATGCCTTTACTCCACGCGCCTTCGGTGTCACTTCCCCTCGTCAAGGCCTTGCTCGGTTCGAGAGCTCTTCAAAGGATGAAAGCAATCTCATAGAGGATATTGCCGAGCTGGTCACTACGGACTCGATGATGGCAACGATCAAATCTTCAAACCAGCAATCCGCAAAGTCACAACCTAATGAAGGAATGATTGAACAAGCTGAACGTACTCCCTTATCGTCTACAAGCGGCAACTTTGCTTTATTTCAGAATGATGGACCTCTGGCGTGGATGCAAGACTTTCTGGACCTTTTCGGCATCAAAGAAGGCAAAGGAATGGCGTACGGGCCAATTCCAGTCGACGTGGAAGACTCAGAGCGAGTCTCGCCAGAGGTGGTGGCCCAGCGTCGGCAAAAAGCCACTCAAGATTTGGTTAATATTGGACCGCAAGAACGGCAGCGTCGTGAGGTAGCGGGGAATGTTTTGGCCTGCATCTCCGCTGTCTACGTGGTCTGGGCAACCTTATTTGCCGATCACGGCGACTTTGGTGGTCACGTCTTGCGACTTCTAGCTGTGATACCAATCTTCTTGGCGGTGGGGTACAAAGAGTCTGCAAAAACTGGCTTATGA
- a CDS encoding predicted protein, with product MKILTLTPFPLLFLCKIAFDARLLTHAFSGGDPGGIGARGSKSALFQFYTESDPSDYDAADLTGEKSVAVDENEADSIIRDDLKRELLLLSSVTNRGEYASPDEQNIIVDIVAQLEALNPTADPASNCQGEWDLALSSTQFFRSSPFFQSIRVAMGENNKAMAENAFDIHDRATTASRVGRVRQTISDTKLLSEVELEVGLLPGFPIRVKGTVITSATLDVVSPETWETRIIETHVKGSNIPIINEFLDDARFEIPVSNIYNTLQGQVPVVPMKTFYLDEGVRITRDIDDNIFVFTRA from the coding sequence ATGAAGATTCTGACTTTGACACCTTTTCCGTTGCTGTTCTTGTGCAAAATTGCGTTTGATGCCAGACTCTTGACGCATGCCTTTTCTGGAGGTGATCCTGGAGGTATCGGGGCTCGTGGCTCCAAGTCGGCACTGTTTCAGTTCTACACGGAATCGGACCCTTCCGACTACGATGCCGCAGATTTAACGGGTGAAAAGAGTGTGGccgtcgacgaaaacgaggcCGATAGTATCATTCGCGACGATCTCAAACGAGAGTTATTGCTCTTGAGCAGTGTCACGAATCGCGGCGAGTACGCCTCACCCGACGAGCAAAACATTATTGTGGATATAGTGGCCCAACTCGAGGCTTTGAATCCGACGGCCGATCCCGCCTCGAACTGCCAAGGTGAATGGGATCTAGCCTTGTCTTCGACGCAATTCTTTCGTTCCAGCCCATTCTTCCAGTCAATTCGTGTGGCCATGGGTGAAAATAACAAAGCTATGGCGGAAAACGCGTTCGACATTCACGACCGCGCAACGACCGCCTCGCGCGTGGGACGAGTGCGACAAACTATTTCCGACACGAAGCTGTTGTCCGAAGTGGAGCTGGAAGTTGGACTCTTACCAGGCTTTCCAATACGTGTCAAGGGAACTGTGATCACATCCGCAACGTTGGACGTTGTTTCACCGGAAACTTGGGAGACTCGTATTATTGAAACACACGTTAAGGGTTCCAACATCCCTATCATCAACGAGTTTCTCGACGATGCTCGCTTCGAAATCCCCGTTAGCAATATCTACAATACCTTACAAGGGCAAGTTCCGGTCGTTCCAATGAAGACATTTTACTTGGATGAAGGTGTCCGCATAACGAGGGATATCGACGACAACATATTCGTCTTTACGCGAGCCTAG